Proteins encoded together in one Bacteroides ovatus window:
- a CDS encoding DUF4248 domain-containing protein has product MYYPDQPFLIRTYKKSELAHLYNPNVCLKVALQILRRWIVYNLPLLQELEQEGYRARNRLLSPRQVATIIRYLGEP; this is encoded by the coding sequence ATGTATTATCCGGACCAGCCATTTCTTATCCGCACTTATAAAAAGTCGGAACTAGCTCATCTTTACAACCCCAACGTATGCCTCAAAGTAGCCTTACAAATACTACGTCGTTGGATTGTCTACAACCTTCCGCTCCTGCAAGAACTCGAACAAGAAGGCTATCGTGCCCGCAACCGCCTTCTCTCTCCCCGGCAGGTGGCAACGATCATACGCTATTTGGGAGAACCCTAA
- a CDS encoding N-acetylmuramoyl-L-alanine amidase — protein MRKISLIVIHCSATRVDRDFTAKDVDTAHRFRGFSCWGYHYYIRKSGQIEPMRDEDTVGAHARGFNAISLGVCYEGGLDENGKAADTRTSRQKEAMHRLVNELLQRYSEAKVVGHRDLSPDTNYNGIVDPWERIKECPCFEVKAETW, from the coding sequence ATGAGAAAGATTAGTCTGATTGTGATTCACTGCTCTGCTACCCGTGTCGATCGCGACTTCACGGCGAAGGATGTGGACACTGCCCATCGCTTTCGGGGCTTTTCGTGTTGGGGGTATCATTATTATATCCGCAAGTCGGGACAGATAGAACCGATGAGGGATGAAGATACGGTGGGTGCTCATGCACGCGGTTTTAATGCGATTAGTTTAGGGGTGTGCTATGAAGGCGGGCTGGATGAGAACGGAAAGGCAGCAGATACGCGTACTTCCCGCCAGAAAGAGGCGATGCATCGCCTGGTAAACGAGTTGTTGCAGCGTTATTCGGAGGCAAAGGTGGTCGGTCATCGGGACTTGAGTCCTGACACCAATTATAATGGAATTGTTGACCCTTGGGAGCGGATCAAAGAGTGTCCCTGTTTCGAGGTGAAAGCAGAGACATGGTGA
- a CDS encoding HU family DNA-binding protein, translating into MAMTVTYSVVPRKNPAKKDESAKYYAQAQASGELDFEELCEGITSRSTCTETDVRAAISGILYEAKRALKAGRIVRLGDLGSLQIGLNSEGAVSVKEFSSSLITAAHIIFRPGKTLADITKILSYQQVTTRAVIQTGGSGNEGEDDDKGSGGGSDGGGSGEAPDPAA; encoded by the coding sequence ATGGCAATGACAGTAACTTATTCAGTAGTGCCGCGCAAGAATCCTGCCAAAAAGGATGAGTCGGCAAAGTATTACGCGCAGGCACAGGCTTCGGGAGAGTTGGATTTTGAAGAGTTGTGCGAAGGAATCACCAGTCGGTCTACCTGTACGGAGACAGATGTGCGTGCCGCCATTTCGGGTATTCTTTATGAGGCGAAGCGTGCGTTGAAAGCGGGAAGAATAGTCCGGTTGGGTGATTTGGGCAGTTTGCAGATCGGGTTGAACAGTGAAGGAGCTGTGTCGGTCAAGGAGTTTTCAAGTTCGCTGATTACGGCTGCCCATATTATTTTCCGTCCCGGAAAGACGTTGGCGGACATCACGAAGATTCTTAGCTACCAACAAGTAACGACGCGTGCGGTGATCCAAACGGGCGGTAGCGGCAATGAAGGAGAAGACGATGACAAAGGTTCCGGTGGTGGTTCAGACGGTGGTGGAAGCGGAGAAGCTCCGGATCCGGCAGCATGA